One part of the Solanum dulcamara chromosome 3, daSolDulc1.2, whole genome shotgun sequence genome encodes these proteins:
- the LOC129881486 gene encoding transcriptional regulator TAC1-like has protein sequence MENDIPNSSNSEKYQITWGSDGGIISQVKCYRCSFCKRGFSNAQALGGHMNIHRKDRAKLREVSIETSDIIKKSVSPSTPPDHIQVPFNTDELILQQDISSDDTSSPSKRPCVTLEGEQHHPISKERDENHELIIGGDLLQLPLFVDSPSKEETNCVETQEGSNKGMQLSVDDSKLDLELRLGPEP, from the coding sequence ATGGAGAATGATATTCCTAATTCTTCCAACTCCGAAAAATACCAAATAACATGGGGCTCAGATGGAGGCATAATAAGCCAAGTTAAGTGTTATAGATGTAGTTTTTGTAAAAGAGGTTTCTCTAATGCACAAGCTCTAGGTGGACATATGAACATTCATAGAAAAGATAGAGCCAAGCTTAGAGAAGTATCGATCGAGACTTCAGATATAATCAAGAAGTCTGTCAGTCCTTCTACTCCTCCTGATCATATTCAGGTACCATTCAATACTGATGAATTAATATTACAACAAGATATATCTAGCGATGACACAAGTAGCCCCTCGAAAAGGCCATGTGTTACACTTGAAGGGGAACAACATCATCCTATTTCCAAAGAAAGAGATGAAAATCATGAATTGATTATAGGAGGTGATCTTTTACAATTACCTTTGTTTGTGGATTCTCCATCAAAAGAAGAAACTAATTGTGTAGAAACACAAGAAGGAAGTAATAAGGGCATGCAATTGAGTgttgatgattcaaaattggACCTTGAGCTTCGATTAGGGCCGGAACCATAG
- the LOC129881487 gene encoding zinc finger protein 10-like has translation MEQPRYWMSAKRKHDMTLSNNPSSYGDSWEEQAFAEDAAGALGGCIWPPRSYTCSFCRREFRSAQALGGHMNVHRRDRARMKQSPPSNNLNGHDHQVFVPPLPPRNHNNHVQHPSQICTFMYNTNSDSDSGAPIRVSSQKTLATHHHSSFSSIVQEENKNKFPSPPSSWSNLVANKYSCLSSVKHDEEQKLKSIDFKKDQEMNLEGMIDSSFRAKQDHIVETNCKRRKVDQEDNISFANLFPKTSSSIERCRPQSEALERIPSAIEELDLELKL, from the coding sequence ATGGAACAACCAAGATATTGGATGAGCGCGAAGCGCAAACATGACATGACATTATCAAATAATCCTTCTTCATATGGTGATTCGTGGGAGGAGCAAGCTTTTGCTGAAGATGCTGCTGGAGCTCTTGGAGGGTGCATATGGCCACCAAGATCTTATACTTGTAGCTTTTGTAGAAGAGAATTCAGGTCAGCTCAAGCTCTTGGTGGCCATATGAATGTTCATAGAAGGGATAGAGCAAGAATGAAACAATCTCCTCCATCTAATAATCTAAATGGTCATGATCATCAAGTATTtgttcctcctcttcctcctcgaAATCATAATAACCATGTTCAACACCCTTCTCAAATTTGTACCTTTATGTACAACACTAATTCCGACTCTGACTCTGGGGCTCCAATTAGGGTTTCTTCTCAAAAGACCTTAGCAACTCATCATCATTCCTCCTTTTCATCAATTGTCCAAGAAGAAAACAAGAACAAGTTTCCATCACCTCCTTCATCATGGTCAAACTTGGTGGCCAACAAATATTCTTGTCTCTCTAGTGTGAAACATGATGAGGAGCAAAAGTTAAAATCTATAGATTTCAAGAAAGATCAAGAGATGAATCTTGAAGGCATGATAGACTCAAGCTTTAGAGCAAAACAAGATCATATTGTTGAAACTAATTGCAAAAGGAGGAAAGTTGATCAAGAAGATAATATTTCATTTGCAAATCTCTTCCCTAAAACAAGTTCATCAATCGAAAGGTGTCGTCCCCAATCGGAAGCACTTGAAAGGATCCCTAGTGCTATAGAGGAATTGGATCTTGAGTTGAAGCTTTGA